The Mytilus trossulus isolate FHL-02 chromosome 3, PNRI_Mtr1.1.1.hap1, whole genome shotgun sequence genome contains a region encoding:
- the LOC134712405 gene encoding solute carrier organic anion transporter family member 4A1-like isoform X3, whose translation MDIKDNYKTYYAMFIVGQMFLGIGAVPVYTIGLTYLDENCKQKLTSFYTGLIFASGSIGSAVGFVVGGNLLNIFVDANTLDVTTIPLTSSDPQWVGAWWIGIVIAVPAFILISFPIHGYPRRLPGYKELQKERKSEAYDNNSEEITAQPSFGKKFKDFPKSIQLLAKNPTFILVTLSSVCETLLVSGVTTFGSKIAQQLFNIDLATAGTVIGAISIPGAGGGMVFGGYMVKKLKLRLRGIIYFCCVCMCFAAVLAPSFLMTCPSQPVAGISTSYRLGEKIDLVSSCNIHCHCTTAGYEPICDLNKTVYFSPCHAGCTETILLNGTKSYADCSCISANKNVVVAVSGNCSEDCYWFYVFCGLLFFLLWFTFATMSPIVTTTFRCVSQKQRSFAFAIQCLAARLLGTTPGPIFLGAIIDSSCDLWQDTCGKKGSCWIYRKYDLVTSLMTWWICVKIIGIVFLLFAAKLYKPCTESIEVKPEKSTLNEKQ comes from the exons ATGGACATCAAAGACAACTACAAAACTTATTACGCCATGTTTATCGTGGGACAAATGTTTCTTGGTATTGGGGCTGTTCCTGTATATACCATAGGCCTTACCTACCTAGACGAAAACTGTAAACAAAAGTTAACGTCATTTTATACCG GTTTAATCTTCGCATCAGGATCGATCGGTTCAGCAGTAGGTTTTGTGGTTGGTGGAAACCTtctcaatatatttgttgatgcTAATACTTTGGATGTTACAAC TATACCTCTTACATCATCAGATCCACAGTGGGTAGGAGCCTGGTGGATTGGAATTGTTATCGCTGTACCGGCCTTTATCTTGATTTCATTTCCCATTCATGGTTATCCTCGTCGACTTCCAg GTTACAAGGAGctacaaaaagaaagaaagtcTGAAGCTTATGACAATAATTCTGAAGAAATAACTGCACAACCGTCATTTGGGAAGAAATTCAAAGATTTTCCTAAATCGATACAATTGTTG GCAAAAAATCCAACGTTCATTCTGGTCACTCTGAGTAGTGTGTGTGAAACGTTGCTGGTCAGTGGTGTGACAACCTTTGGTTCGAAAATTGCACAACAACTATTTAACATTGACCTGGCTACAGCTGGAACTGTAATCG GTGCTATAAGCATTCCTGGAGCAGGAGGTGGAATGGTGTTCGGGGGATACATGGTAAAGAAACTTAAACTTCGACTACGAGGAATAATTTACTTTTGTTGTGTGTGCATGTGTTTTGCTGCCGTACTTGCTCCGTCGTTTCTGATGACATGTCCCAGCCAGCCAGTCGCTGGAATATCTACTAGCTATAGACT TGGTGAAAAGATCGACCTTGTTTCTAGCTGTAATATACACTGTCATTGCACAACAGCTGGGTATGAACCGATATGTGACCTCAACAAAACTGTTTACTTCTCACCTTGTCATGCTGGTTGTACAGAAACTATACTACTAAATGGTACGAAG AGTTATGCTGATTGTAGCTGCATCAGTGCAAATAAGAACGTAGTTGTGGCAGTATCGGGTAACTGTTCTGAGGACTGTTACtggttttatgtgttttgtgggTTACTATTCTTTCTGTTATGGTTTACCTTTGCCACGATGTCACCGATAGTAACAACAACATTCAG ATGTGTTTCACAAAAACAACGATCGTTTGCATTTGCTATACAATGTTTAGCAGCTCGTTTATTAG GTACTACGCCTGGACCTATATTTTTGGGTGCCATCATTGATAGTTCGTGTGATTTATGGCAAGATACCTGTGGCAAAAAGGGTTCCTGTTGGATTTATCGAAAATATGACCTAGTAACCAGTCTAATGACTTGGTGGATATGTGTTAAAATTATTGGaatagtatttttattatttgctgCAAAATTATACAAACCTTGTACAGAGAGTATAGAGGTAAAACCTGAAAAGTCAACTTTGAATGAAAAGCAGTAA
- the LOC134709723 gene encoding uncharacterized protein LOC134709723: MNSILENLKKKEKKYVGAKAGQWRGHRDLYEGCSELNVDILSQPDNGEIKGTGNDSYYGNFVFRGFCAGNNTVALQANSFTKNRTISILYNGQKANDEFIKGKYEISSNDKHLPLLHVGEFTLRWISDSHLFVRAN; the protein is encoded by the exons atgaaCAGCATcctagaaaatttaaaaaagaaagaaaag aaATATGTTGGAGCTAAAGCAGGCCAATGGAGAGGCCATCGAGATTTATATGAAGGGTGCAGTGAATtgaatgttgacattctttcaCAACCAGATAACGGAGAGATAAAAGGAACAGGCAATGACAGCTATTACGGAAATTTCGTTTTCAGAGGATTTTGTGCTGGGAATAATACAGTTGCATTACAAGCTAATAGTTTTACTAAAAACCGAACTATCAGTATTCTGTATAATGGACAGAAAGCAAACGACGAATTTATCAAAGGGAAATATGAAATAagttcaaatgataaacatttacCACTGCTTCACGTAGGAGAATTTACACTGCGATGGATTTCAGACAGTCATTTATTTGTACGggcaaattaa
- the LOC134712405 gene encoding solute carrier organic anion transporter family member 4A1-like isoform X2, giving the protein MTRNQKEDERYGYGKLKPSCLQWMNSIRWFVFWQCVINFVDGFMVYGVISVIIPALEKRYDLSSSKSGLISSANDFGAFVILIFVGYFGERRHKPRIMGVGISLLAFGSLLFSLPQFIGGRYAYTVSDSSNNTDNVCNQKNTTATSCSSTSMDIKDNYKTYYAMFIVGQMFLGIGAVPVYTIGLTYLDENCKQKLTSFYTGLIFASGSIGSAVGFVVGGNLLNIFVDANTLDVTTIPLTSSDPQWVGAWWIGIVIAVPAFILISFPIHGYPRRLPGYKELQKERKSEAYDNNSEEITAQPSFGKKFKDFPKSIQLLAKNPTFILVTLSSVCETLLVSGVTTFGSKIAQQLFNIDLATAGTVIGAISIPGAGGGMVFGGYMVKKLKLRLRGIIYFCCVCMCFAAVLAPSFLMTCPSQPVAGISTSYRLGEKIDLVSSCNIHCHCTTAGYEPICDLNKTVYFSPCHAGCTETILLNGTKSYADCSCISANKNVVVAVSGNCSEDCYWFYVFCGLLFFLLWFTFATMSPIVTTTFRYL; this is encoded by the exons atgaCTCGCAACCAGAAAGAAGATGAGCGTTATGGATATGGAAAGTTAAAACCAAG CTGTCTACAGTGGATGAATTCTATACGATGGTTCGTCTTTTGGCAGTGTGTTATCAATTTCGTCGATGGATTCATGGTGTATGGTGTGATAAGTGTTATAATTCCTGCCTTGGAGAAACGATATGACCTCTCAAGTTCTAAATCGGGTCTTATTTCAAGCGCAAACGATTTCGGAGCTtttgtgattttgatttttgtgggTTATTTTGGAGAGAGACGTCACAAACCTAGAATAATGGGAGTAGGAATTTCTTTGCTGGCTTTTGGAAGTCTCTTGTTTTCTCTGCCACAGTTCATAGGAGGACGTTATGCTTACACAGTTTCAG ATTCATCTAACAACACAGACAATGTTTGTAATCAGAAAAATACAACTGCAACATCCTGTTCGTCTACATCTATGGACATCAAAGACAACTACAAAACTTATTACGCCATGTTTATCGTGGGACAAATGTTTCTTGGTATTGGGGCTGTTCCTGTATATACCATAGGCCTTACCTACCTAGACGAAAACTGTAAACAAAAGTTAACGTCATTTTATACCG GTTTAATCTTCGCATCAGGATCGATCGGTTCAGCAGTAGGTTTTGTGGTTGGTGGAAACCTtctcaatatatttgttgatgcTAATACTTTGGATGTTACAAC TATACCTCTTACATCATCAGATCCACAGTGGGTAGGAGCCTGGTGGATTGGAATTGTTATCGCTGTACCGGCCTTTATCTTGATTTCATTTCCCATTCATGGTTATCCTCGTCGACTTCCAg GTTACAAGGAGctacaaaaagaaagaaagtcTGAAGCTTATGACAATAATTCTGAAGAAATAACTGCACAACCGTCATTTGGGAAGAAATTCAAAGATTTTCCTAAATCGATACAATTGTTG GCAAAAAATCCAACGTTCATTCTGGTCACTCTGAGTAGTGTGTGTGAAACGTTGCTGGTCAGTGGTGTGACAACCTTTGGTTCGAAAATTGCACAACAACTATTTAACATTGACCTGGCTACAGCTGGAACTGTAATCG GTGCTATAAGCATTCCTGGAGCAGGAGGTGGAATGGTGTTCGGGGGATACATGGTAAAGAAACTTAAACTTCGACTACGAGGAATAATTTACTTTTGTTGTGTGTGCATGTGTTTTGCTGCCGTACTTGCTCCGTCGTTTCTGATGACATGTCCCAGCCAGCCAGTCGCTGGAATATCTACTAGCTATAGACT TGGTGAAAAGATCGACCTTGTTTCTAGCTGTAATATACACTGTCATTGCACAACAGCTGGGTATGAACCGATATGTGACCTCAACAAAACTGTTTACTTCTCACCTTGTCATGCTGGTTGTACAGAAACTATACTACTAAATGGTACGAAG AGTTATGCTGATTGTAGCTGCATCAGTGCAAATAAGAACGTAGTTGTGGCAGTATCGGGTAACTGTTCTGAGGACTGTTACtggttttatgtgttttgtgggTTACTATTCTTTCTGTTATGGTTTACCTTTGCCACGATGTCACCGATAGTAACAACAACATTCAGGTATTTATAG
- the LOC134712405 gene encoding solute carrier organic anion transporter family member 4A1-like isoform X1: MTRNQKEDERYGYGKLKPSCLQWMNSIRWFVFWQCVINFVDGFMVYGVISVIIPALEKRYDLSSSKSGLISSANDFGAFVILIFVGYFGERRHKPRIMGVGISLLAFGSLLFSLPQFIGGRYAYTVSDSSNNTDNVCNQKNTTATSCSSTSMDIKDNYKTYYAMFIVGQMFLGIGAVPVYTIGLTYLDENCKQKLTSFYTGLIFASGSIGSAVGFVVGGNLLNIFVDANTLDVTTIPLTSSDPQWVGAWWIGIVIAVPAFILISFPIHGYPRRLPGYKELQKERKSEAYDNNSEEITAQPSFGKKFKDFPKSIQLLAKNPTFILVTLSSVCETLLVSGVTTFGSKIAQQLFNIDLATAGTVIGAISIPGAGGGMVFGGYMVKKLKLRLRGIIYFCCVCMCFAAVLAPSFLMTCPSQPVAGISTSYRLGEKIDLVSSCNIHCHCTTAGYEPICDLNKTVYFSPCHAGCTETILLNGTKSYADCSCISANKNVVVAVSGNCSEDCYWFYVFCGLLFFLLWFTFATMSPIVTTTFRCVSQKQRSFAFAIQCLAARLLGTTPGPIFLGAIIDSSCDLWQDTCGKKGSCWIYRKYDLVTSLMTWWICVKIIGIVFLLFAAKLYKPCTESIEVKPEKSTLNEKQ, from the exons atgaCTCGCAACCAGAAAGAAGATGAGCGTTATGGATATGGAAAGTTAAAACCAAG CTGTCTACAGTGGATGAATTCTATACGATGGTTCGTCTTTTGGCAGTGTGTTATCAATTTCGTCGATGGATTCATGGTGTATGGTGTGATAAGTGTTATAATTCCTGCCTTGGAGAAACGATATGACCTCTCAAGTTCTAAATCGGGTCTTATTTCAAGCGCAAACGATTTCGGAGCTtttgtgattttgatttttgtgggTTATTTTGGAGAGAGACGTCACAAACCTAGAATAATGGGAGTAGGAATTTCTTTGCTGGCTTTTGGAAGTCTCTTGTTTTCTCTGCCACAGTTCATAGGAGGACGTTATGCTTACACAGTTTCAG ATTCATCTAACAACACAGACAATGTTTGTAATCAGAAAAATACAACTGCAACATCCTGTTCGTCTACATCTATGGACATCAAAGACAACTACAAAACTTATTACGCCATGTTTATCGTGGGACAAATGTTTCTTGGTATTGGGGCTGTTCCTGTATATACCATAGGCCTTACCTACCTAGACGAAAACTGTAAACAAAAGTTAACGTCATTTTATACCG GTTTAATCTTCGCATCAGGATCGATCGGTTCAGCAGTAGGTTTTGTGGTTGGTGGAAACCTtctcaatatatttgttgatgcTAATACTTTGGATGTTACAAC TATACCTCTTACATCATCAGATCCACAGTGGGTAGGAGCCTGGTGGATTGGAATTGTTATCGCTGTACCGGCCTTTATCTTGATTTCATTTCCCATTCATGGTTATCCTCGTCGACTTCCAg GTTACAAGGAGctacaaaaagaaagaaagtcTGAAGCTTATGACAATAATTCTGAAGAAATAACTGCACAACCGTCATTTGGGAAGAAATTCAAAGATTTTCCTAAATCGATACAATTGTTG GCAAAAAATCCAACGTTCATTCTGGTCACTCTGAGTAGTGTGTGTGAAACGTTGCTGGTCAGTGGTGTGACAACCTTTGGTTCGAAAATTGCACAACAACTATTTAACATTGACCTGGCTACAGCTGGAACTGTAATCG GTGCTATAAGCATTCCTGGAGCAGGAGGTGGAATGGTGTTCGGGGGATACATGGTAAAGAAACTTAAACTTCGACTACGAGGAATAATTTACTTTTGTTGTGTGTGCATGTGTTTTGCTGCCGTACTTGCTCCGTCGTTTCTGATGACATGTCCCAGCCAGCCAGTCGCTGGAATATCTACTAGCTATAGACT TGGTGAAAAGATCGACCTTGTTTCTAGCTGTAATATACACTGTCATTGCACAACAGCTGGGTATGAACCGATATGTGACCTCAACAAAACTGTTTACTTCTCACCTTGTCATGCTGGTTGTACAGAAACTATACTACTAAATGGTACGAAG AGTTATGCTGATTGTAGCTGCATCAGTGCAAATAAGAACGTAGTTGTGGCAGTATCGGGTAACTGTTCTGAGGACTGTTACtggttttatgtgttttgtgggTTACTATTCTTTCTGTTATGGTTTACCTTTGCCACGATGTCACCGATAGTAACAACAACATTCAG ATGTGTTTCACAAAAACAACGATCGTTTGCATTTGCTATACAATGTTTAGCAGCTCGTTTATTAG GTACTACGCCTGGACCTATATTTTTGGGTGCCATCATTGATAGTTCGTGTGATTTATGGCAAGATACCTGTGGCAAAAAGGGTTCCTGTTGGATTTATCGAAAATATGACCTAGTAACCAGTCTAATGACTTGGTGGATATGTGTTAAAATTATTGGaatagtatttttattatttgctgCAAAATTATACAAACCTTGTACAGAGAGTATAGAGGTAAAACCTGAAAAGTCAACTTTGAATGAAAAGCAGTAA